The following proteins are co-located in the Orenia marismortui DSM 5156 genome:
- a CDS encoding helix-turn-helix domain-containing protein, with protein sequence MSKTEKAIQLFLENPFRELSDIAEEAGVAESTFRSALSRNDYPPKKMRAEALKQVNSALRQHKADFKFDWSKFGLKTKEVK encoded by the coding sequence ATGAGTAAAACAGAAAAAGCAATACAGTTATTCTTAGAAAATCCATTTAGAGAGCTATCTGATATAGCAGAAGAGGCAGGAGTGGCAGAGTCAACTTTTAGATCTGCACTAAGTAGAAATGATTATCCACCCAAGAAAATGCGAGCGGAAGCATTGAAGCAAGTTAATTCTGCTCTTAGACAACATAAAGCAGACTTTAAATTTGATTGGAGCAAGTTTGGATTAAAAACTAAAGAGGTGAAATAA